The Aquisalimonas asiatica genome has a window encoding:
- the pyrC gene encoding dihydroorotase encodes MDRITITRPDDWHLHVRDGDVLEHVVPFSAQRFGRAIIMPNLKPPVTTVAEAKAYRERILAATPPGSGFEPLMTLYLTDNTSPAEIRRAVASGIVHGVKLYPAGATTNSDAGVTDITRCDDTLAAMAEADMPLLIHGEITTEGVDIFDREARFLEERLAPLLARHPKLRVVCEHITTREAAEFVRDAPATVAATITCQHLLFNRNHMLVGGIRPHYYCLPILKRERDRQALVEAATSGNPKFFLGTDSAPHALHDKETACGCAGCFTAPAAIELYAMAFEAAGKLDRLEGFASHFGADFYRLPRNTDTITLTRESWTLPEHYAFGKHRVAPLRAGETLPWRLS; translated from the coding sequence ATGGACCGCATAACCATCACCCGTCCGGACGACTGGCATCTACACGTGCGCGACGGCGACGTGCTCGAGCACGTGGTGCCCTTCTCCGCCCAGCGCTTTGGCCGCGCGATCATCATGCCGAACCTGAAACCGCCGGTGACCACGGTGGCCGAGGCCAAGGCCTACCGCGAGCGCATCCTGGCGGCCACGCCGCCCGGCTCCGGGTTCGAGCCGCTGATGACGCTCTATCTCACGGACAACACATCCCCGGCCGAGATCCGGCGCGCCGTGGCCAGCGGCATCGTCCATGGCGTCAAGCTCTACCCCGCCGGCGCGACCACCAACTCCGACGCCGGCGTCACGGACATCACCCGTTGCGACGACACCCTCGCCGCCATGGCCGAAGCGGACATGCCACTGTTGATCCATGGCGAGATCACCACGGAAGGCGTGGACATCTTCGACCGCGAAGCCCGCTTCCTGGAAGAGCGCCTGGCGCCGCTGCTGGCCCGCCACCCGAAGCTGCGCGTGGTGTGCGAACACATCACCACCCGGGAAGCGGCGGAGTTCGTGCGCGATGCACCGGCCACGGTGGCAGCCACCATCACGTGCCAGCATCTGCTGTTCAACCGCAACCACATGCTGGTGGGTGGGATCCGGCCACACTACTACTGCCTGCCCATCCTCAAGCGCGAGCGCGACCGCCAGGCGCTGGTGGAGGCCGCCACCTCCGGTAATCCGAAGTTCTTCCTCGGCACCGACAGCGCACCCCACGCCCTGCACGACAAGGAGACCGCGTGTGGCTGTGCCGGCTGCTTCACGGCCCCGGCGGCCATCGAGCTGTACGCCATGGCCTTCGAGGCCGCGGGCAAGCTGGACCGGCTGGAGGGCTTTGCCAGCCACTTCGGCGCCGATTTCTACCGCCTGCCGCGCAACACCGACACCATCACGCTCACCCGTGAGTCCTGGACGCTGCCGGAGCACTACGCCTTCGGCAAGCACCGGGTCGCGCCGCTGCGGGCCGGCGAAACGCTGCCCTGGCGGCTGAGCTGA
- the rnt gene encoding ribonuclease T yields MSDNEIANAPGTAIAQRFRSFLPVVVDVETGGLNSQTDALLQIAAVILRMDDQGQLYRAETHALHVRPFEGANIDPKSLEINGIDPDHPLRIAYGEQDALGRVFKPIRQEIRDTGCTRAILVGHNATFDLNFLNAAVDRCGIRRNPFHPFGSFDTATLAGLAFGQTVLAKALKTAGMGWDGKEAHSAVYDAEKTADLFCEIVNLWDNHIGIPDGQG; encoded by the coding sequence ATGTCCGACAACGAAATCGCCAACGCCCCCGGCACCGCCATCGCCCAGCGCTTCCGCAGCTTCCTGCCCGTGGTAGTGGACGTGGAAACCGGCGGCCTGAACTCCCAGACCGACGCGCTGCTGCAGATCGCCGCGGTCATCCTGCGCATGGACGATCAGGGGCAGCTCTACCGGGCCGAGACCCACGCCCTGCACGTGCGCCCGTTCGAAGGGGCGAACATCGACCCCAAGTCCCTGGAGATCAACGGCATCGACCCGGACCACCCCCTGCGTATCGCCTATGGCGAGCAGGACGCCCTGGGGCGGGTGTTCAAGCCGATCCGCCAGGAAATCCGCGACACCGGCTGCACCCGAGCCATCCTCGTGGGCCACAACGCCACCTTCGACCTCAACTTCCTCAACGCCGCCGTGGACCGGTGCGGAATCCGCCGCAACCCGTTCCACCCGTTCGGCAGCTTCGACACGGCGACCCTGGCGGGGCTCGCGTTCGGCCAGACGGTGCTCGCCAAGGCGCTCAAGACCGCCGGCATGGGCTGGGACGGCAAGGAAGCGCACTCCGCCGTCTACGACGCGGAGAAGACGGCCGACCTGTTCTGCGAGATCGTCAACCTCTGGGACAATCACATCGGCATTCCCGACGGCCAGGGTTGA